A window of Burkholderiales bacterium contains these coding sequences:
- the gstA gene encoding glutathione transferase GstA: MKLYYSPGACSLSPHIILREGGFDFQLERVDLQSSVTESGADYRAINPNGYVPALQLDDGQVLTEGPAIVQYLADRVPEKRLAPPAGTMDRYRLMEWLSFISMELHKGFGALFNPKLPDEAKAVIKSQLVSRIEHANRLLTGKPYVMGDTFTVADAYLFTVLGWSKYVDFDLSPWPTLTAYLGRVAARPAVQAALTAEGLIPAKEEGER, translated from the coding sequence ATGAAACTCTACTATAGTCCCGGTGCGTGTTCTCTCTCCCCCCATATCATCCTGCGTGAGGGCGGATTCGACTTTCAATTGGAGCGGGTCGATCTCCAGAGTTCGGTCACCGAAAGCGGTGCCGACTACAGGGCCATCAACCCCAATGGTTACGTTCCAGCCTTACAGCTCGACGATGGCCAGGTGCTCACCGAAGGGCCGGCCATCGTGCAGTACCTGGCCGATCGAGTGCCGGAGAAACGTCTGGCACCGCCGGCGGGCACCATGGATCGCTACCGCCTGATGGAATGGCTCAGCTTCATTTCCATGGAGTTGCACAAGGGTTTCGGTGCGCTGTTCAACCCGAAACTGCCGGACGAGGCCAAGGCCGTGATCAAGTCGCAGTTGGTGAGCCGTATCGAGCATGCCAACCGGCTGCTGACGGGAAAGCCCTACGTCATGGGTGATACCTTCACGGTGGCGGATGCCTATCTCTTCACCGTGCTGGGTTGGAGCAAATATGTGGACTTCGACCTTTCGCCTTGGCCTACGCTCACGGCTTATCTCGGCCGGGTGGCCGCTCGCCCGGCAGTCCAGGCTGCGCTGACAGCCGAGGGTCTGATTCCTGCGAAAGAGGAGGGAGAACGATGA
- the crcB gene encoding fluoride efflux transporter CrcB, translated as MNLYALAAVAAGAVLGAWLRWGLSAWLNPILPPLPLGTLAANLTGGYLIGLTIAYLGHHAGLAPEWRLFVITGFLGALTTFSTFSAEVVTLLLREQFGWALATVAMHLLGSLSLTLLGIWTFKLLKG; from the coding sequence ATGAACCTCTATGCGCTGGCGGCGGTCGCCGCCGGGGCGGTGCTGGGGGCGTGGCTGCGCTGGGGACTCTCTGCCTGGCTCAATCCGATCCTACCGCCCCTGCCGCTCGGCACACTCGCCGCCAATCTCACGGGCGGTTACCTCATTGGCCTGACCATCGCCTACCTGGGGCACCATGCGGGCCTGGCACCCGAGTGGCGGCTGTTTGTCATCACCGGTTTTCTCGGAGCGCTGACCACCTTTTCCACCTTCTCGGCGGAGGTGGTGACGCTCCTTCTGCGTGAGCAGTTCGGGTGGGCGCTGGCCACCGTGGCGATGCATCTGCTTGGCTCCCTGAGCCTTACGCTGCTCGGGATCTGGACGTTCAAACTGCTAAAGGGGTGA
- a CDS encoding sulfite exporter TauE/SafE family protein, which produces MDPLGHLVLFLASFVANWFSALSGGGAGLIQFPILIFLGLPFGVALATHKVASVALGLGATLRHLRESTLERRFSLIILAAGLPGVVLGAHTILRVPERWATVALGVLTLGLGLYSMVKPRLGLEHAPRNREGGRLAAGMLGLFGIGFLNGSITSGTGLFLTMWLVRWFGLDYKRAVAYTLVLCGVFWNGTGALVLGLLGRIAWDWMPALLAGSLLGGYAGAHFALRKGNVWIKRAFELVTVLIGARLIMT; this is translated from the coding sequence ATGGACCCCCTCGGCCACCTCGTCCTCTTCCTTGCTTCGTTCGTCGCCAACTGGTTCTCCGCGCTTTCCGGAGGTGGGGCGGGGCTGATCCAGTTTCCGATCTTGATCTTCCTTGGCCTGCCCTTCGGTGTGGCCTTGGCCACGCACAAGGTCGCCAGCGTGGCACTGGGGTTGGGTGCCACCCTGCGTCATTTGCGGGAAAGCACGCTGGAGAGGCGCTTTTCTCTCATCATCCTGGCTGCCGGCCTACCGGGCGTGGTCCTGGGTGCCCACACCATCCTGCGTGTGCCGGAACGCTGGGCCACCGTAGCCCTCGGGGTGCTCACCCTGGGCCTGGGTCTGTATTCCATGGTGAAACCGCGGCTCGGCCTCGAACATGCGCCCCGTAACCGCGAGGGGGGACGACTGGCGGCGGGGATGCTGGGGCTGTTCGGTATCGGCTTCCTCAATGGTTCCATTACCTCAGGCACGGGGCTGTTCCTCACGATGTGGCTCGTGCGCTGGTTCGGGCTAGACTACAAACGCGCCGTGGCTTACACGTTGGTGCTCTGTGGGGTGTTCTGGAATGGGACGGGTGCGTTGGTGCTGGGCCTGCTTGGCCGCATCGCCTGGGACTGGATGCCTGCCCTCTTGGCGGGTTCCCTGCTGGGCGGCTATGCCGGGGCGCACTTTGCCCTGCGCAAGGGCAACGTCTGGATCAAGCGGGCCTTCGAGCTGGTGACGGTGTTGATCGGCGCCCGCTTGATCATGACCTAG
- a CDS encoding DUF190 domain-containing protein, with product MSEVFLKIYTEENRRHHGRLLYEWLLEEAHAMGIPGGSAFRAIAGYGRHGVLHEETFFELAGDLPVEVGFVTSEADAERLLNRIAAEGLALFYAILPARHGVTGRNG from the coding sequence ATGTCCGAAGTGTTCCTCAAGATCTACACCGAGGAGAACCGGCGTCATCACGGGCGGCTGCTCTATGAGTGGTTGCTCGAGGAGGCACATGCCATGGGAATCCCGGGCGGCTCGGCTTTTCGCGCCATTGCTGGCTATGGCCGGCACGGCGTGCTGCACGAGGAGACGTTCTTCGAGCTGGCCGGTGACCTACCGGTGGAGGTGGGTTTCGTCACCTCCGAAGCGGATGCGGAAAGACTGCTAAACCGTATCGCCGCCGAAGGGCTGGCCCTTTTCTACGCGATCCTGCCCGCGCGGCATGGTGTCACCGGGCGCAACGGCTGA